In Sebastes fasciatus isolate fSebFas1 chromosome 24, fSebFas1.pri, whole genome shotgun sequence, the following are encoded in one genomic region:
- the LOC141763082 gene encoding serine/threonine-protein kinase pim-1-like, with product MASKLRTRSTGIVHPSCSRNLGRHTDPIINAVRDCRSGGKRKFEESPEKASKRSRTIQSPSEGIRQSFGGPSSSDADIFVTAYTDFSDNTETFFTAEDAGTSKPASARASTKAEEKKSRKRKTEETEGSSKRNRMTPSPSEDLSHQATKTSSSSSYESTRSTDSRDDFEARYKEEELLGEGGFGSVFAGYCKDDNLPVAIKHIHQFLSTTVCLNGESTILPLEVALLMKLQPAEGETSAVVSLHDWYELGDELIIILERPVPCMDLQNYIKSRESPLQEDEVKIIARQLVDGLHEVHSRGVFHRDIKLENILIETGSDVPRARLIDFGCGTFLSEERYTTKRGTFVYRCPEWFKLGWYTAEGTNVWQLGVVLFEMLHNGRLPFYNAFEISNEGPKISASISNDCQDFLLSCLDKRLEDRPTLETLKYHPWLM from the exons ATGGCTTCAAAACTCAGAACAAGATCAACAGGAATTGTTCATCCGTCCTGCAGTAGAAATCTGG GACGCCACACTGACCCCATCATCAACGCAGTCAGAGACTGCAGGTCAGGTGGAAAGAGAAAGTTTGAGGAAAGCCCTGAAAAAGCGAGCAAGAGGAGCAGGACGATTCAAAGTCCCTCCGAGGGCATCAGACAGTCATTCGGAGGGCCTTCATCAAGTGACGCTGACATTTTTGTCACAGCGTATACTGATTTCTCTGACAACACAG AAACCTTTTTTACCGCTGAGGATGCTGGGACATCGAAACCCGCCAGTGCCCGCGCCAGCACCAAagctgaggagaagaagagcaggaagaggaagactgAGGAGACAGAGGGATCCAGTAAGAGGAACAGAATGACCCCCAGTCCCTCTGAGGACCTCAGTCACCAGGCCACCAAAACTTCTAGCTCCTCCTCGTACGAAAGCACCCGCTCCACTGACAGCAGAG ATGACTTTGAGGCCAGATACAAGGAAGAGGAATTGCTGGGTGAAGGAGGCTTTGGGTCGGTCTTTGCTGGCTACTGCAAAGATGACAATCTGCct GTTGCCATAAAACATATCCACCAGTTTCTGAGCACAACAGTG TGTCTGAACGGGGAAAGTACAATACTCCCTTTGGAGGTGGCACTGCTGATGAAACTCCAGCCAGCCGAAGGAGAGACCAGTGCAGTGGTGAGCCTGCATGACTGGTACGAGCTGGGCGATGAGCTGATTATCATCCTAGAGAGACCCGTCCCCTGCATGGACCTGCAGAACTATATCAAGTCCAGGGAGTCCCCCCTGCAGGAGGACGAGGTTAAA ATCATAGCAAGACAACTGGTGGATGGTCTCCATGAGGTCCACTCAAGAGGTGTGTTCCACAGGGACATCAAGCTGGAAAACATCCTCATAGAAACCGGCTCTGATGTCCCACGTGCCAGGCTCATTGACTTTGGCTGTGGCACATTTCTGTCAGAGGAGAGGTACACTACAAAAAGAG GGACCTTTGTGTACCGGTGTCCTGAGTGGTTCAAGCTTGGGTGGTACACTGCCGAAGGTACCAATGTGTGGCAGCTCGGTGTGGTGCTCTTTGAGATGCTGCATAATGGAAGGCTTCCCTTCTATAACGCCTTTGAGATCAGCAATGAAGGACCTAAAATCAGTGCCAGTATTTCCAACG ACTGCCAAGATTTTCTACTGAGCTGTCTAGACAAGAGGCTAGAGGACCGACCCACCCTGGAGACTCTTAAATACCACCCCTGGCTGATGTGA